The DNA sequence TtgataagtaggtctcacattccactaactcattgcactcacattttattatataaatatataaaagtgggactctcattccactaactttttcaagccatttttctttatatttcttagaACTCGTGCCCACTTTGCGTTGCTTATGTTGGACCTGCCACATTCCTTTTGTCCTATATTTGTTCCCTTGCCTTCCAAGCATCTTGGTGTCCTATTTTTCCCCAGGATGTCGGGAGCTCTTTAACACCTTAAAGCCAAGGTCCATGTTAGGCCAGTGAGACTTGTCGTCAGAAAATGGGCTAATTACCCTTGCATATGCTAGCCTAAATAGTTTCAATGGAAAGTAAGGATGTAGGCAATTATCCATTTAAGAATTTCTAGGTGAAGTTATCACTACTAATGCATGTGGGGATGGTTTCCTTGAGACTTGCCACTCCTTGCATGAGGAAGCGTGTTGCTCAAGATCCACCATATATCTAATTATCTTGTGTCTATTTGTGATCCTAATCACATCTGCCTCACCCATACAACCTACTTGGACTTTCTAGTGGCCCAATTGTCTATCTACTAAGAACATTGAGATGGTGAACAACAATTGGAAGCATAGTGTGGCCTTCCAATCCTTTCACCTACATCTATCCTCTTTGCATAGTGTTCCATGAACTTCGATCTCATACTGTCatgtcacacctcaacccttTCTGACGTATAaacttataataaataaattcaaaatttaaaagaaataattcacacgtcaagtaaataaaacacacatattatatcatttcaaaaaccaatatttatcaagtacatatttcgAAACATTCTAAATctagtgggaccctctcaccactctatatatactatacatttatttagatgcaaaaatgatgaggaggagaaggttgacAAAACGCGCCAGCCGCCAACCCTTATAATAACTGTAACTCACATCAATCCACGcatcattgatatcttattcctgaaaatcTCCATGTGATATgttcttcatttcttcttatattcttcttattcttttttttcttttattatctcCTCTTCCCCCTCTGTGACTCACCTCCTCACCTATTTATCGAATACCATAGTCGGTTCCACCGACttcctaatttaaataatttagtaaCATATCCTATGAGCTTAGTCACTTGCATGTTAATCAATATTCAGCCACATGTTTGCATTTTAGCTATTGCCCAAAACAACACACTCAtcatatacaaaaatattaaactattaaCTCAAGTGTATTAGATAATCTAATATGCTCCCATGCAAACACACGTAACAATTCTATTTTCCATGTACTATTtacttcataaaataaaacttaaaagtagTTAAAACAACATATACATATCAACTTTCTTTAATTACGTACCTACAATTTATTCCCATGCAAAAACCTAAATACAAGTAtccacataaaaataatttcatgtacacacatacataaataaacatacacacacttaaaattaattatttagaattttaataaaccTACAcacatttctatatatattatatgcaattagcattataaatatgaaatgatcaataaaactatatcaatatgcaaaaattatgtaagtttcgggttagggatgtcacatgTCAACTAGCACGACTATTGGAATATTCTTAATATCCTTCACCCAATTGTTTCATATTTCTACAATATTGTGTGGGTCTTTGCCATTAAGGCTTCACCCGTTCGGATGTATCCCTAATACGCCCCCAGAACCCTCCTCTCGCCTGCTGGTGGACACAATCGGGTCATTGGAGATGTAGACCCAAGACATGGCTAGAGCCGTCGACTCATGTGGGGTGTAGTTCTTcatcctcttctctctctttcgcACGGATGCAGGCGCAGACGCAGTCTCCTTCCCCTCTCCCACTGCCTTTCCCTTTCCTTTCGGCGTGGGAGTGGAATTCTCATTGGGAGAAGATGGTTGCATGTCCGTCAGCTCGTGCTCGTCCGTGCTGAAGGTCGAATCAGTTTTCGGAAAAGTTGTGGAACTGTCTGAatcagagggagtactaagcATTGTTGGTCAATAGACTTCATCACCATAATTCGGGTCATACCTTCGTCTGTAGCTCCACTAGTAATTTTGTGATGCTTGCAGGGTTAAGGGTCTACCAGTACCGACATCGCATTGCCATGGTATTGCCAGGGTATGGGTGACCGCCATGGTACGAAGGGAAGCCAGGGTAAGGGGGATCGCCGGGATATTGGTTTTTTTTGCTAGAATTTAGGGAACTTCCATCGGTATTCGTTATTTAgagctagagagagaaatagttTAGATGAATGAGAGAATGGTGAAAGGTGTGAAGCAAAAATCCGGTTCGGATCACCTAATTCTTTTCCTACACCATCTTCTGCTCCACTattcacaaacataaaatatgatggtGGGCCCATTACTTATGTTTGTGAGGAGTGGAGCATCTCAGGAGATGGTGTAGAAAAAGAATTAGGTGATCCGGACTGGCAAAAAATGGGATACGAGGGTGTATATATAGgagtgaaattaatttttaaaaaaataaaaaatacaaattggGGCGAGATCCGCGGCTGCAGTGGATGCGGTCGACCGCCGATCTAAGCACGGTTCGAAAATCGCCACGGAAGTGAGTTGGGTGCTGGGGGAGGCCACCAATCAGCGCTTTGATAGGAGCCCACtgtgtggatgctcttatagtaataaaattaaattaatcgaACTCTTCCAAGCCAACAGACACATAGGATAGGAGAATCAATAAATCAAACTAGTGATTGCTTGAATTGAATTTCGCCTGAGATTGGACGCCGTCAACTCCAGTCGCCGGAAAGTATGGATTATGAGACGGTCAAGAAGTTCATCGAGAAAACCGGCGGACCGTACGAATTCACTGTGGATTCGATGCCGGAGAGATTCATAGAGCCAATGGTGATGTAGGGCATGAAAATCGATCACGTCGAACGCGGCCGCATCGTTTGGgctttctaaaaatagaaaatggacTAATTTTGTAGAAAATGGCAATTTTTGGGGGACAGAGGGTGTAGTAGTTATGATAGTTTTCTGCTTACATGGTAAATGACTGAATGTGTCAAATAGAAGATTCGGTAATGGAGCTGTTTGAAGTATTTGCATTAGTGTGTGTTATTTTCTGCATCATGTTGCCTCATACTAATTGAGCTTTGCTTTTCTCATTCTTCATGCAATCCTATCTTCAATGCTCAAGTTACTACATAGCATGTTTTCTCTTTATAGATATTAGTTGCTTTGCAAAtaatatccattaatttagAACCTGCTATTTCTTTTCAGGATGAAGTTGAGATCGAAAGCAAGGCACTCCACACAAAGTATCTGGTTCTCCCtagtaaaatttgaaaattttattgatgcTACTTAGCTCtttaataatttgtttcaaACATACAAAACAAGTGTCAACTATTTGAATGCCCGCATTGTATATATTATCAAGAAATCAAGATTTGTGCAAGGCCATATTTTGACATTGATCATGCTTAGATTTTGTACTTGAGTATATTTTGGCAGCAATAGTAGAAACTAGTAAGGTGGTCGAACTTTTGAATTCGACGTTCTGTTGTGGGAGGAAAAGGCACTGTCAATATAATCTCATATGCATCTGAGTATATATTGGCAGTGGCAACTATGAGGAGTAGGGAGCAAGATGAGCTTATTTTCTCAATTAGAATGTTAAAATTTCACACTAGAATAAAGCTAGGTAACTACAAAAAGGAAAGGAAGTCAGAGTTGGCTTTGTTAGGTTCCTCCTTTCTTGTCTGTAACCCCTAACCTAAGTGCTTCCCCCAAGTTTATAGTACTCCTCATGGTTTCTTTTTCTCGTCATGGCCGCAAATTCTCTATAATTTATCTGCCTGTCCTGCAACGAATTCATAAGATTGCTAATCAACGTGACAAACGAGAGTCTACTAAAAAGAGAGGATCGCCTTTAGAGAAGGCAAAGCACACTCAAGAGACGAGAATGATCCGACTTAGAGAGAGGGTGAAATATCCGAATGAATGAGTGGATGAGTGAAATATCCAAATTCTGTGATATCGTCTGACTTACCCCTCTCAATCCATTTCGTTGGAGTTGGAAATGCAGATTTCAAAGTAATGGAGGTATGTCTCAATCCTCAGCCTTAAAAGTAATGGGATTTATTAAAGTGTCACGTTTTTGAATTTCCAACTTTATTGCTTAAGATTCTTGATGCTGACAATGGGCGTGAGTTAGAGAACATTAATAGAAGGTTAGCAACGGTGATATTGTCCGATTCATTCCAAGTGCATGGTGACTAGATGTAACATGAAAATGTAATAGATAAAAGGgagtaatttttgtttggttttgtgCAGCGGGGTAGCCGCCTCAGTTCCTGAGTTTGTAGAGATGTTAAGTAAGCCTTTAAATGTTTCTTAGTTCTATAACTGTATTTTCATGTATAAGGTTAAAGATTGATATGATCTCAAGTTGCATGAGAAAGGATAGAAGGATTCGTGTACATTATTCTGATAGTAGATGCTTCACACTTTCTCTTTACACCCTTTATTCTAGATAatgttttttcttctcataAAGCTGTGAGGTATCCATCTATTCACCCAATTTTGTCAAACAATAAGAAAGGAATTGAAAGTAAATGATATTCTGTTAGTTTGAATCAGGAAAtagatgacaaaaataaaacgatTAAAAACCTCAAATCAGGAATATTCTGGTCCTAACTTTCATATGATTAGATTCTGGAGTATTTACTAAAAGCTCCTTTTCTCGAGATAATATTTTCCGAACATATTGGTCGTGCGATGCAAAGGGAACTAACATCTACGGCTCATATTCGACCATGCCTGATTtaactaaagaaaaaataaaataaaaaggcgTCGCGTCACTCTCAGCTTTTCTTTCGTTCCCTTTCCTCATGTCCATGTACTTAACTTATGCTTCTGAATCTCTCATTCATGACCAGTTGGGAAGCTTGCCACACCTCAAACTCAAGCGCCTCTCTATCTGTAAGTTACACCTCATGTGATGAAAATTTATGCTTTTTTTCTTGGGTTTGAAGTAAACTAGTAATTCTTGAAATGCAAAATATGCACTTGTTCATGGTTTTGAACAAGTTGGCTGCATGCTTAGTAGAATTATGTGGTGTTTAAGCATCatttttaagagaaaaataagacaACGTTGATGATAGCCAGGTGAGTTTTGTTCTGTAGAAAATGGCTGAAGAAGGTGGTCGTCGCGTTGCTCTGAATGAGAGGATTCTTTCTTCTATGTCAAGGAGATCGGTTGCTGCTCATCCTTGGCATGACTTGGAAATTGGTTAGACCGTGTTTCTTCTTCTATGCCTATGCTTTTTAGTTTGGACCATCGTCGTTCACGTggtttatgtatatatagggCCGGGAGCACCTGCAGTATTCAATTGTGTGAGTTCTTTTTCAGATTGCACCAAAAACTGAACCATCTTTCTAGTTACACTTATTATCCAATCAATAACTTGCCAGGTGATTGAAATTGGAAAAGGCAgcaaagtaaaatatgagcTTGACAAAACCAGTGGCCTTATCAAAGTGAGAAACTCCTTCCTTTTCCTTATTTATATGCTCAAAGTTATGAAACAGCTCATGATTTTTTACAGGTGGATAGAGTTCTTTACTCCTCTGTTGTATACCCACACAACTATGGTTTTCTCCCACGAACCCTCTGCGAAGACAACGACCCCATCGACGTTTTGGTGCTGATGCAGGTTCCTTTCTTTACTTCTCAGATTGCTAGTACTATATTGAAAATACTTGTAATACATGTTTCATTCCTGCACAGGAACCTGTTCTTCCGGGTACTTACCTCCGTGCTCGTGCCATTGGCTTGATGCCCATGATAGATCAGGTAACCGTCTGTCTCCCTAGCTAGTCCACTTGCTTCACCTAACTCATCTTTCAAGAACCATCCATCCCACAGGGCGAGAGGGACGACAAAATCATT is a window from the Salvia hispanica cultivar TCC Black 2014 chromosome 1, UniMelb_Shisp_WGS_1.0, whole genome shotgun sequence genome containing:
- the LOC125202007 gene encoding soluble inorganic pyrophosphatase-like isoform X1, with product MVRREARDEVEIESKALHTNWEACHTSNSSASLSKMAEEGGRRVALNERILSSMSRRSVAAHPWHDLEIGPGAPAVFNCVIEIGKGSKVKYELDKTSGLIKVDRVLYSSVVYPHNYGFLPRTLCEDNDPIDVLVLMQEPVLPGTYLRARAIGLMPMIDQGERDDKIIAVCADDPEFRHYQDINEIPPHRLAEIRRFFEDYKKNENKSVAVKEFLPAETAIDAIKYSMDLYASYIVENLRQ
- the LOC125202007 gene encoding soluble inorganic pyrophosphatase 4-like isoform X2 → MAEEGGRRVALNERILSSMSRRSVAAHPWHDLEIGPGAPAVFNCVIEIGKGSKVKYELDKTSGLIKVDRVLYSSVVYPHNYGFLPRTLCEDNDPIDVLVLMQEPVLPGTYLRARAIGLMPMIDQGERDDKIIAVCADDPEFRHYQDINEIPPHRLAEIRRFFEDYKKNENKSVAVKEFLPAETAIDAIKYSMDLYASYIVENLRQ